The following is a genomic window from Xenopus laevis strain J_2021 chromosome 2L, Xenopus_laevis_v10.1, whole genome shotgun sequence.
GCTTTGTTTTTGGCAGCCACTGTGGCTTCCATCTTGTATTCCACCCAAGCAATTCCATATCAATAATGCCAGCATTGGCCTCCGTAATGGGAGGCTGCTCCTTTCTGCAGAGTTGAGAATTAAACATGCTCCACACCTTGGGCATTGGGTTAGGGGGTCACTGAGAGGAATCCAAGAGTATCAACTTGACATTACCCCATCCTTTTAACCCACACGGGGAGTCACCTGTACCATTGGGACCCATCTATAGGATCTGATATCATACATGTTAGGGGTTTCCTCTAGATAACCCTACCTGAGAGAAACTCAAACCATGCAGGTATTGTAGTTCTTAGCTTTCCTTATTATTTGTTCAAGAATCCTTCTGAAAATGTAAAGGAGAATTGAAGATAAAATTGCCAAGTTCCCCTActacattattttgtatttttaactccAAAAGCTGTTGCAACCCCATTGCATTAAGAATAACTGTGTCCGTCCCCCCATCAGACACACTGAACTAAAATAATCACCATTAACCGCCGGCAGCCATGGGAACACACAGTCTAGCAGTGAAAGAGTGAAGCATTTCAACACGGGATGCTGTATTTTCCAACGTGTAATTATCATTATTGATGCAGAAGAAAAGAGCACATATAATCACTCGGGCATTACTAAgcaacaggataaaaaaaaaaaaaaaaaaaagtcaatgcaaGAGCTCACtcttttgcttttaattttattatttaatacacGGAACAGAACTCATATAATGAAGCAGTGGAGATGACTTTATTGATGATTTTGTAGCAACACCATTAGTTTTTTGTGTATGTGCTTAGAAGTCTTTGGACACTTCACATGCATATAAAGAGCGTGGCATGCAATTTAAGTTAACAATTCTGTTTCTGCCCCTTTCCCCCCACCTTCAACCCTGTGCTTTACCTTCTAACCTTGAACCAAGCTCCCCCTTTGCTGTGAAGTGTGGAGGCACAGGGGTGGTTCCAGGCACATCTCCACTAACTAAAATACACCAGCAGAGAATGTACCCCATGTACTGTCAGCCTTAAGAATGATGCCTGTGATTAGCAAGAAGCCATTGAGTTCATGGGTAAAACAAGAGTATGGCAGGGGTAGAACAGGGTGTAATTGATTGCAAAAGATGCAACTGGATTTCATGGAATCCAGGCTGATGTCTCCAACTCTTGATTCAAGCCCAAAATTTAGTCTGGACATTAATTTGTACTTAATAAACCCAGCCATGACTTCCTGGACCTGCTTCTGTACTTCACTGCTGTGAGTTTTGTACTGGGAGTGGAAGTGGTGACGACTGGCATGGTGGCATGTACCTTGGCATCTTCCATTTCTTGAAGCTCCAATAAAAGCAGCTGGAGAACAGGCtatgctaaaggtggccatagatgtacagataatattgtacaaaacaaatattatcggcagaagacttggatattggtcaacttgttgggctggatggaaaattttgatcgggtgcctttggagGCACCAAAACATCAGCCATTCTGAATCGTCAAGATACAGGTAGAAAGGTGGCCATGGACGtgacaattacgatctttcttggaaaagatctttccaagaaagatcattcatttcaatacacacgtgtagagctgaatcgtcagacatACAGGTAGAcacaatataattctacctgtatctgatgatttaaCACTTACAATGGACGATGTTtcggtcccttcaaaggcacccaattaaaattttctgtccagcccgatcgactaaccgaccgatatccaagtcttctggcgatatcggtcggctcttttcccaccatacaggcactgaatatcgtacaaaaatctgttttgtacgatattatctgtttgtctatggccaccttaagtgtcaCATGAAGGCAATTCTCTGGTGCCACTGTGTATGGTATTCTTAATGTACAAAAGAATATTTAGACATGTGGTTGGGAGTTTATGAAGGACTGGAAGTAGGGTTTGGTTGTTGAAGCTGAGGCAGATTTGTGCCCTGTAGTATATGGTCCGAGGCTAGTATCAACTTGGCTCTAAAAAATATCTCATGAACTTCATGGTTGTGATTTTCAGGCATGGTTCCGGTGTCTCATATACCATGTACCATAAAACCTATAGAGGAACTCTAGGAATTTTGCCTCATGCGATTATTTGCATGAATGAGAAATTTGTTCAGCATTCACAGCTTTTGATGCATCTACTATAGCTTCATGGAGTGGTAAAGAGCAGCCTAACCTAACATACAAGTAAATGATATCCTAGGACTGCTTTGTTCCTCAACTTACTCCAGAATCTGCCTCCAGCTTCTCCTGATTCATTTTTAGTTCGCAATAAAAAAGACTATTATATTTCAGAATAACAGATTTCTTCTGTATTATAGTCGGTACTAGTATCTGATGGGCAAAAAATATCCATGTGAAGTGACCTTGAGGGAGAGAATCATAAGGAAAACGGTAACTACTTACACTAAGGGTGCCAAAAGGTTGGGAGTCGTACAAAAGAGGAAGTTATTTTCTTTGTGAATGAAATTTATAAAGAGATTCCATTGTCTCTggctgtgcagatttggtcttgGTAACTTCTATCCTAAATTCAGGGTGGTGACCAATACTAGAGCATAGCAAGTTCTAAGAGAGCATCCAAACACCATTCAAGGAACCTCATACCCATTATATGCAAAATTAAAGCCTTTAAGATAGTCATGGGGGATTTAGGTATGAGATCTCACCATGAGAAGACACCAGCCATTATCATGTATCACCACCCAATAAATGTATGATGTATGGATAGTATTGTCTACATGTTATTCTCTTATATGTTATCCTCACAATCCCATTCAATCCTTCCCAGTGTGAAATCAAGGCTTAAATCATTTAGAACGCCATGATTCTAACTACAATGTTTAGCAAACTCATATTTGTAATCCTAGAGTGGGTCTTTGTCTGCCTGGTGATACTTGGGACCTTCCTCTTCTTTGCGATGGTGGGAGTCTGCTGGTGCCAGTGCTGCCCTCATAACTGCTGCTGTTACGTGCGATGTCCGTTTTGCCCAGAGACCTGTTGTTGCCCAAGAGAGTGTAAGTATCTGATAATCCACATGGCATTGGTAAAGGTGGATAATTTATGTCTGAGTTTAAGGGATATCTAGTCTCAACCATGTATGTCCACAAAGCACATTGTGCTTTGTATGAGAggtccttaagtttgctcataacggGCAGAGAAATACAATAAATCTATGTGAGCATATTTATTTCCTTGTACTTAAGTCTTTTTAATGAATAAACCCTGTAGACTTCCCATCACCATCTGCTGATTCCCGTATTGCTGGTTTAGAGCCAGAACTGGACTCAGAATTGGGCATTGCACAGCACATATACTTGCACAGGGTTCCAAGAGAAACAACATGGGATATGGTACCAGCATTAACCGTCTATTAATATAGAGATTCATTGCCAAGATTTTATTCTGCCCTAACGCACAGTTTGGTTCCTTACAGTATATGAAGCTGGCAAGGCTGCCAAGGTGGGATACCCCCCTAATGTCCCAACTGCCTGTCCACCCTACTACATCTCCACTATTCCCGTGTCTCAAGTTCCAACCTGTAGAGTAATGGATAAACAGCATGTTCCGCCTTTGGTACAGAGCGACTCGCTAACAGGACAAAACGGTAATCTGCATTTAAATAAGATTCACAGATATTCACTATGATCAGTAGGATTTATTGTAGACTACGTTGATTATTGGATGATTACATACTCTCTATGTAGGGAGTATTAGCCACCCATCACTCATTGTCACTTGCACTGCAATTCTTccaaacattcagttaacaaaaCTCAAAACAGTCTCTCCAGTTGTCTCACTTCTTGTGGTTTGACTGCCCGGCACACCACCGCTATGTCAGATACTTCACACACCTACATTCCAGCTACTAACTTCTGTAGTTCCTCGTTAGTGCCAAATAATCCTCAGATGTCTACTCTATCCTCTAACTTCTAAAGTGAGCTATTACAGGACTTGGATTTACACATGCTAAAATCATATTCATGTGGGTCCTTGACCCAACTTAATCCTTGTTGAATGTTCCATTTCAGACTTTCCAACTATGTTTCTTCCTGGGGTCTCCTGCTCCTTAGCACCAGTcatgtacaaaaatatatagcAAGGCTTTTCTTCCCAGTTTATGCATTTTAATACCTGTCTTACTTGAGCCTAGAGCAATCTCTAGCTTCCCAAAGTCATCTCCACCAGGATAGGAACCTCCTACTCCCACCCATACCATACTGGAGCCTAGAGCAATCTCTAGCTTCCCAAAGTTGTCTCCACCAGGGTAGGAACCTCCTACGCCCACCCATACCATACTCCAGCCTAGAGCAATCTCTGGCTTCCCAAAGTTGTCTCCACCAGGGTAGGAACCTCCTACTCCCACCCATACCATACTAGAGACTAGAGCAATCTCTAGCTTCCCTAAGTTGTCTCCACCAGGGTAGGAACCTCCTACTCCCTCCCATACCATACTGCAGCCTAGAGCAATCTCTAGCTTCCCAAAGTTGTCTCCACCGGGGTAGGAACCTCCAACTCCCACCCAGaccatactgccccccccactagCTAAGGCTTTCCCTAGTGGGTCTAAATACTAAAGAGAGAATAGAAACCCATTCAATTAACcattattatctatcatctatccatctctatccctctctctctctctctgtgtatcaTCTATCAATTATCACTCTATCATCTATAaaccatctatctatcaatcagtCTCTCGATATCACCTATAATCATCTATCATCGATATAGTTATCATCTAGTAAtaatcaatcatctatctatcgattgGTCAATCTTCTAGGTATATCGGTCAAGAATAGGACCTTCTGTTGGAGATTGCTTGGCTTCTAGCACAAGTGTATATAGGAATTAatgtcatgatttattttttcatataatataattttcagcaaaaaaaagatcCATAAGAgatttctttcatttatttcccCCTCTCAGCTGTGCGTAAAGGGTACAGGATCCAGGCCGACAAGGAAAGAGACTCAATGAAAGTCCTTTACTATGTAGAAAAAGAACTGGCCCAGTTTGATCCGGCCCGACGAATGCGGGAAAGATGTAAGAATGAAATGCTGGGGCATTTGCAGCTGATTTGACTGTGAAAGATTTTATTTCATCCACAAATTTTCTGGGTTCCGGAACAATGACTTGTGTGTGTGCGATTGAGTCATCCCATAACTTGGCTGACACCCACTCATTGACTCATCCGCTTTAACTGCTTCTGTGTCTTCAGCTGCCTATTGTCTTGTTACCAATGGTAATATAATGCGTTTAGCATGATCccaatatattttctgaaagaggGACACAGAGTAGGCTgggtttatataaataactacAAGGAAAGTTCATTTGAACAAAGGAAGAAGGAGGGAGGTGCAATTTCTAGACTGCTGAATATTTACTGTGGAGTTTTTAAGTTTTCCTGAGACATTTCAAGCATTTTATCCTGAAAGAGTTTCAGAAATGAACCCTCTTGCCTATGAAGAATGGAGCATAATCATAAGTGAAGCATGCTATATGAATTGTATACAATGGTGATAACACCATCATTCTCAAAAAGGTCCATGTTATCCCCACCATTCTTTTCCCAAAATTAATTCATGGCAAATTGATCAGTGTCGATTAGGAATAGTGCCTTCTGCATCTCTTATGTTCTTGTTCTGTAGAACCTTATTATTCACTAATTACCTTTAGACAATATAACATCCATTTATTAGAAGACGTCTTTCGTTATCTGTTGTAACAACTGCTCTGTTGTTGGGTTTTTAGACAGTCACACGATTTCAGAGCTGAGTTCTCTGCACGAGGACAACGTACATTTAAACCGCTCCTATCGGCAAGTCCGAAGGAATCCGTTACCATCCAGTTGCAACGCAGATGGAGATGCAGAGTACTGGTCTGGCGTTGTTGGCTCTGCAAGACCTGCAACCTACTCTAAATTCAGGGAAGACAGGGAGAGCTTCAGAAGTAGGTAAGTATTAAATATTAGGGATACTGTTGGTGTTCATATATAATTCGGTGAATGTTAGAACGTAGATGTGGTCGACTTGAGGTTTACTTTGGTGGCAATAGGTTTGCTTTCTGTTCTGAGTATAtggaattatatagtgaataaagtaccccctcttgtaaaatataaggatattataagttactgaggagtttcatgtccATATAATGACACgaagccgaaggccgagtgtttttatacatgtcatggaactccgaggtaacttctaatatcctcatattttacaactgggggtactttatttattataatacacaaatctcagtgagtcatgtgacagaaattacatcagaactcaccgtttataactgatgacatcagaactcaccgtttataaggatataatttacaagatattcatagcttttgtgtattttatatatatatatgtatatgtatatgtatatatatatatatatatatatatatatatatgcataagaaagaccagcaacagaggattttttagtgaataaaaaaaagtgttattgcatgtaTAACTGACATGAGAAAgtcaccttgagaaaggtcccaatgggaaACGTCACACCGGTTATtcatgcaataacactttttttcattcactAAAAAATCTGGTGTTGCTTGTCTTtcttatttatatgtatacaatacacaaaagccatgaatatcctgtaaattatatccttataaacggtgagttctgatgtcatcagttataaacggtgagttctgatgtcatttctgtcacatgactcactgaaatttgtgtattataataaataaagtacccccagttgcaaaatatgaggatattagaagttacctcagagttccatgaccttcggcctcgtatttttatatggtcatgaaactcctcggtaacttataatatccttatattttacaatagggggtactttattcactatataaattgttacctttttctaataataaaacagtagcttgtacttgatcccaactcagatgtaattaatccttattggtggcaaaacaatgctatttggtttagttaatatttaaagaagaaggaaaggctgtttgcacttggggatgTTAAAtattgggcacccccaagtgattgtattgagtcgacttacctgaaacccctgttcggtgttcctatcagcagaaaactgcaccagcccagggtttttctagcgagcaccacagagagatcctcttccgtcttcttctttcttcatatttcccAGTCAAACACATGCGCAgaagaacaaaatagccgactttttagttaaagttcagcttttcattctactgcacatgcgcaaccgcgagaagaaagaggaagcaggaagatctctccgtggtgctcaccggtgcagttttctgctgataggagcaccagcccggggtttcaggtaagtcaatacaatcgcttgaggggtgcctaacatttggcacccccaagtgcaaacagcctttccttctcctttaaatgatttttatagacaagttatggaaatccaaatatcccttatctggaaaaacccatgtccagagcattctggataacaggtccccaccCTGTATGTATATGAAATATTATGATTAGGTATTTGGCCAAATGCTGTTCCCAGCTTACATATTACATCAATGAGTAGAATAGAACGATATGTCACTCACTATTTGAACTATGGAATACAGACTAGAGGTTCTCCTGGATTCCCCCACTTGCATTGAGTCCTCCACATATTTCCTCCTCTGAGTTACCTTTTGCTAAGCTATACCTAATCCTTCCCACCCAATGGTCCACTGAACCTCTCAACCTGCCATTCAGAAGTCGTGATTCTTCTCATAACTTCCAGACCTGTTCTATCATCATCCCAGTACCAATTATCTGCTATTTATAATGAAATCTTAACTGTACTCTATGTGATCTTGCCTTGAGCTTATAACGGTAGTCTCCATGCTCTAGCCTAtagcaaaatgttaattttttatgtAACTGCTCTTTTAATAACCAGTGAACTCTCACAGTATTCCATACAGCCAACTGCTTCTATTGTATCCTTGTTCATTTATCTTCCCTTTGGTTTTATTCTCCAGATATAGGGCTTATTATCTGAGCTCCATATCAGGGGAATAATAATTAactgttcttaattttttttacttataataaGTTAAACAAATGTgtgctttttttctctgtaagaattcATGCTTTTGAATATTGGCAATGTGATTCAGCAAGGTCACAAATTGCCTGTCTATTGAGGGGCTATCACAATAGCAAGAATGGGACCTTTTTGTTCTAACCATTTTTTGATCCCCCGGGCCATTAGAGTTTGGATCGAGATCTGACTCACTGAATTGCTTTGAGTCCATTTGCCAGCTCAGAATGGGAGGCAAGTGGAGCTCCCTTCAATTCTAGGTCCTCTGATGACCTCCCATGTCAAGCATTGGTAGGCGTCCGTGGATTCTGTATCAATAAACTTATATCATTCCAATAAAATGATGCTATACAAGTGATGGTTGGACATCTGAAAAAAGCCAGCTTAGCAGGCCATGTTTTGTAATATCGGACCTGGTCATATGGACCTCTCAACACAGGTTTATATCCATTTCTTTACAAAATGGTCTTAAGACCAACATAAAAAAGGGTCTCAGAAATAATTAATCAAACCAAGTGAGATGTATTTTTATGCAGCGTCTGAGATTGTTTACATTCATGTGCCATCTATAAAAAATGTGTAGAGTATTTGCTCTAGAGTATCAATGAACAGAATGTGTTATTCCACATGTATTATGCTTTTCTCTCCACAGCCTCCAGAGACCGACATCTGAGGTCTTGGAAAGAAAATCGTTTCCCATGGCAATCCAGGCCGTGTCCACCGATGAGTTAGCAGGATTTACAGACTCTTATAAGCAAAGGCCACGGAGGGCCGACAGCCGGGGACCTGGACCAGGACCGCGGTTTGAGAGGTCTGAGACAAGGGGAAGATCGTTGTATCAGGACAGCTCTTCAGATGAATATTATGGAAAACGAAACCATGGAAGAGAACTTTTTTCAGACAGTGAAAGAGGCTGGTCTTTCAGCCCTTCTCGAATACGAGCTGCAGAGGACAAGCATCTGCCCAAACGGATAACCAGGATGGGCCAGAGCTATGATGATGCTTATCTTAGCAGAGTTCTTGAAAGGAAATCGAGGGGTCTTGAGGACACCACTGTTACCCCCTCCAAACTGAGCTTGCGGCAAAATTCAAGTCGCAGCTATGGTAGATCTCCAACATTGAAGACTGGAGACAGCAAAGACCTCAAAGTAGAGGAAGAAGACTGCCTTCCTCCTTACAGTGAAAGGGAGCTTGCAAGGGCTCTCCCATTTCATTCAAGAGACCACTCCTATCTCAGCGCCTCAGACAAGAGGAAGAAAAAGGAGCAACCCAGTAAAACAGTGAGAAAAGCCTTCTTTTTTTACATGAATGGGTCACAGGCCAAGTGGGGTTGGCGGGCATTGTCAAAGATTTAAAGAGTGGGCGTATGTGTGTGTGAGGACGTGACAAGCTGATTTACTGTGCCACTTATTTTTTAGATGTTTGTGAATCATTAACATGGGACAGACTGAAAACAATGCATGCTGTATAAAGACAGCTCTGTAATTTACCTATCGTCTGAGCGCATTTCAAAAGGGGACGTGTTCTTGTCCACTATTTGGgtatgtcaataaaaaaaaaaaaaacaactatgggCTGTTCGGAAAATTCCATGCTTTTGACATTGGGtgtttaaatctgttttttttacatactgtacattaagaCTTCGGATGTAATATCTCTTGTGCAGGCCTGGTTGCAACTGGGACAATGTTCGAGTGAAGAATCTttgtaaacaaataaacagatTTAACATGGGATATGCAGCGGTTGCGCTCTTTAAGGTCACATGGTTGTCAATCTCTTGTTATTCTGCacagatgtataaaaaaaaatttaactcgACCAGAAAACGTTCCTTCTAAATATCCGAAAGGGCCTCTATCTAGCCTCTTaacttaaataagaaaaaaaatggggtTTTAAAGCTGCTTTGACAGAAAGACATGGGAAAAAAGCGGCTAATTAATGTCAACATTGGAATTTTAGAACTGTATTCAATTTCGAAAACATCTATATAAAAAGATTATGGCTATTTTTACTAGTTACTGGTGTTTTGTAGTGATGTTTAATTTACACGATGTTCAAGGGAAGAGgcaataacttgttttttttatgtctatcactaacagttttccaaataaaaaaagaaattgcattcATCCAACTTAAAAGCTAATATATATAccgatatatatttatatatacctatatatatatacatatatatatatatatatatatatatatatatatatatatatatatatatatatatatatatatatatatataaaatcattgtcACTCTATGTGTAACCATGTCATCTCATGAATCACTCATCCCCCATATCCCAGAACAGCCCTTCTAAAATAAAGATGGCGTACCCATGGTGTTTGTTTGTTTCCACCTAAAATCCACCAGGATAGCACATTTGTATCCTTAGGAGTACCATGTACAAGGCTTAAATGTAGACAGTAAAGAAACACAGTGTTCGACACCTTAACATTTTACTGGACTGGCATCTCAGAGAGTTCAATTTTTGTCTTGCGCCCCAAACCCAAGAGAGTTTatcatttccttttattttgtcaTGTTCATATCTTACTGTCTATTATTTTTTGACAGGGTGATTTCCCAAACAGGATGTCCCTCGTTGTCTGACATCGTTAAAGACTTAAGGAAGATTCTGATTGGAGGAGGCACTGAGGCAGTCCCGATTACGAATGACAGATCCACGGAAGCCCTTCTTGACGTGGAAGATCCTTATATAGCCTGTTTGCCCACAGGATAGGAGACCCTATGCATGGGCCTTTAATTTGGAAGCAATGGTCTCCTGAGAGTAGCCTGCCCAATCTCAAATGGACCTTAGTAAATATAAAACCGGAGGCATAGTGGAACAGCAAGAGTTGATAGCTTCCACTAGTTCAGATTGTGAAAAGCCTTAGTATATAAACCATAATTAGTACACCTAAAtcagtattaaaggggtgctATCTGCCTCTGTTCTCCAACATTCCTTATTTCTCTATCAGTCTTACCTTCGTACTATGCGATCTCTTTGTGCCTGTCATATTGACACTGTCCCCTATAGGGTCCAGTGACCAATGTCTCAAGTGGTTATTATGACAAAGATACAGAATGGCTTTATATATTTCCATATGAGTGTAACATACCGATATCTCTTCTAATAAAGACACTTTTTGGCACCCAGACAATTATATAGGTAATTATTGGTAGACATTGACCATGtccattattaattaattaagtttGGTGGCCTGTAAACTATAGATGGAGCAAGAGACATCCAAAAGTGATGACTGCTTAGCTTTAGATGTCAAATACATTAATATGGCtcgcaattttatttttatataggatTCCAGTTGACCCATACCACCAAGGTCCAATGTCATGGTCAATAGTTTTGTTATAGAGGATCAACTCAGTCGAATGTATGTTACACCATATTGGATCACATAAAGTTGGGATCTTTTTGTCATAGTTTCAATCGCAAAGCATTTGCTTATCTTTAAAGCTGCTTACCATGTTCCCTGGCTTTTTGGGGAAACATGAAACCTCTAATTTCCCCTTTCACCTTTTCAAACACTTCCTTTCTGTTTCCGTGAAGTATCCATACaaccattttaaatcattttcttttgttgtcgttgctagtagtagtagtaatagtagtagtattgTTACCTGAATTAGAGTTTTACCTCATGTTTGAGTTTTCTGAATGATGATTGGCTTTGCCATAAACCaactgagatttaaaaaaaaaaaaaaaaagtatacgaTTATCTGTAATTTGAATGTGTTCTGTTATATTGTTTTCTATTCTGTCTTGATGCTTTTGGGTTTTGTTTAAATGAGGTTGAGATGCTCACACCCATTGCTCCTTCTAGAAGATTCTGTGTGATAGAAACATTGAATATCCAGATGAAGAAACCTTCAGGTTCAGCCAACAGTATTCCACTCCTCAAATTGTTTACATTGCTGCATGATTATACTGATGGGTTGTTTTTTCCTCATCTCCAGGGTTGATTGGTTAGACCTCTTGGTAACTGAACAGGTTGACTTTCCAGGTTAAGTCTGGAAGTCTTACATATCTGTGGCACACTATGGGACACAATTCTTGTCACCATTTTGCCTCCCTTTCAGTGCTTTGATCTTGTGCTTGAGCTTTTTTGTCCTCTTCTTTGCATTTCTCAGCAGAAGAATACAGGTGGGCCAAGAGATAATTCAGAAGGGTCTTCTACTTGACTGCCCATGGTGGCCATAGAAATCTAAGGATGTTTATGTTCTTTTAAACAGTCTGACGATATTTGTACCTAAAATGTGGTTAAGCAGAAGATAGCCAGAAGATAACTATAGGACAGCCAGAGCTACCGCCAGTATAACtttggcttcatctgtagatCATTGCAAGGTCTGCACACAAAGAGATACTGAATTATGAAGGTGATCTACCTCTGTATAATATAAACACCTACGTTTCATTATCTGAATTGGTAGCACCAAGATTGCACACATTCTGCTGCTTGCCTACTGGAATGCCAAGCTTTACTTTATGACCAATAACCTGAAGCAACAACATTTCTCAGGCACTCAACTTCTATTCAAAATGCACTGTTGGTATATTTAAGAAGACTAGTCAcactgtttattaaaaataataagtaCTAATATGCCCATATAGAAGGCTCACCATGTCACTTTGGTTCACACCTCACAAGGAACTGGGGAATCCATACGTTCTCTTGCCTAAATGATGCTCGCTGAAGTATTGTAGACAACAAATCCTTTGTAAAGAGGAAAGGCCATCACCATAAAGTTCTAGATCAGTGGTCACCATGGAATCCCTGAAGGAGTCAGACAGGGGGTTTATGTGTGTTAATGTGACTTCTGCATACAATCTAAGAATTTAAGAGTTTGTACTTGGACCTAAAGTGTAACCATTCAATCCAAAACCTTCTAGAGTAAGTCTACAGTCATAGGCTCTGATCAAAACATTACTATCTATCCCTTTTTTAAGACCCATCTACATTTTGGACAATATCCATATACTACATCTCAGTGATCATTGGTGATTCTGCATTATggtgaaattgtatataaattatagaaaGGTGGTGTTCCTTGATCTGAAAGTTCTACCAAACCACCAATAAAGTGAACCATATCTTTTTGTGTTCTAGATAATGTAAACAAAAGACATTTGCGGTTTACATTATCTGAAAATTCTGAGCCTATAAAGAGTTTGTCAATATACCATGACTTTGTATTAGGAGTCCTTCTAAGTTCCTTCTTGTAACGTGATGGAGATGCCTTCAAGCCATGTAAACCTCAGACGATTCACAAAATGATTGGTTCTTCGGAAATTTTGG
Proteins encoded in this region:
- the LOC108707828 gene encoding immunoglobulin-like domain-containing receptor 2 isoform X3 → MAAAIILACIRLMCVTAMTYGIKVTMPEHKKVVMLFQSVLLRCQYATSSTQPVMIQWRYKSFCLDRMEEALGIGKIPGKGATGNQYLDCADGSRTVRTVASKQGSTVTLGDFYKGRDITIVKDADLQFGNMQWGDSGLYYCLVVTSDDLEGKNEDRVEVLVLEWVFVCLVILGTFLFFAMVGVCWCQCCPHNCCCYVRCPFCPETCCCPRELYEAGKAAKVGYPPNVPTACPPYYISTIPVSQVPTCRVMDKQHVPPLVQSDSLTGQNAVRKGYRIQADKERDSMKVLYYVEKELAQFDPARRMRERYSHTISELSSLHEDNVHLNRSYRQVRRNPLPSSCNADGDAEYWSGVVGSARPATYSKFREDRESFRSSLQRPTSEVLERKSFPMAIQAVSTDELAGFTDSYKQRPRRADSRGPGPGPRFERSETRGRSLYQDSSSDEYYGKRNHGRELFSDSERGWSFSPSRIRAAEDKHLPKRITRMGQSYDDAYLSRVLERKSRGLEDTTVTPSKLSLRQNSSRSYGRSPTLKTGDSKDLKVEEEDCLPPYSERELARALPFHSRDHSYLSASDKRKKKEQPSKTVRKAFFFYMNGSQAKWGWRALSKI